A genome region from Triticum aestivum cultivar Chinese Spring chromosome 2B, IWGSC CS RefSeq v2.1, whole genome shotgun sequence includes the following:
- the LOC123044992 gene encoding uncharacterized oxidoreductase At1g06690, chloroplastic, producing the protein MALQVAGGAGCCGCLPLLGQRRTAAFRPPRAVASEGAAVEDGSKVMLGGSGVAVTKLGIGAWSWGDTTYWNDFEWDDRKLKDAKGAFDASVDSGITFFDTAEVYGAGVSGAINSESLLGRFIKERKEKEGVEVAIATKFAALPWRFGKGSVISALKGSLSRLGVSSVESYQLHWPGIWGNEGYLDGLADAYEQGLVKSVGVSNYSEKRLRDAHERLKKRGVPLASNQVNYSLIYRNPEENGVKAACDELGITLIAYSPIAQGALTGKYTPANPPTGPRGRIYTSDFLSKLQPLINKIREIGGSYDKTPTQVVLNWLICQGNVIPIPGAKNAEQAWEFAGALGWLLTEQEVEELRSMAREVKPVMGFPVEKL; encoded by the exons ATGGCCCTGCAGGTCGCCGGCGGCGCGGGATGTTGTGGCTGCCTCCCGCTCCTCGGCCAGCGGCGAACAGCAGCGTTTCGCCCGCCCCGCGCGGTGGCGTCCGAGGGCGCGGCGGTGGAGGACGGCAGCAAGGTGATGCTGGGCGGGTCCGGCGTGGCGGTGACCAAGCTTGGCATAGGGGCCTGGTCCTGGGGCGACACCACCTACTGGAACGACTTCGAGTGGGACG ATAGGAAACTCAAGGATGCCAAAGGAGCATTCGATGCGAGCGTTGATAGTGGAATAACCTTTTTTGACACTGCGGAAGTATATGGTGCAGGG GTATCGGGAGCGATAAATTCAGAAAGTCTACTAGGAAG ATTTATcaaggaaaggaaagaaaaagaagggGTCGAGGTGGCCATTGCAACAAAATTTGCCGCTCTTCCATGGAGGTTTGGCAAGGGAAGTGTAATTTCTGCACTAAAGGGCTCACTTTCCCGCCTTGGTGTCTCCTCGGTTGAGTCATACCAACTTCATTG GCCAGGGATATGGGGCAACGAAG GTTACCTCGACGGCCTTGCTGATGCTTATGAACAAGGTCTTGTAAAATCCGTTGGAGTCTCAAACTACAGTG AGAAACGTCTGCGAGATGCTCACGAGCGCCTCAAGAAGAGGGGGGTTCCACTTGCTTCAAACCAAGTAAATTACAGTCTGATTTACAGGAACCCTGAGGAAAATGGGGTGAAGGCAGCTTGTGATGAGCTTGGGATTACTTTGATTGCATATTCCCCAATAGCCCAAG gtGCTTTGACAGGAAAATACACTCCAGCTAATCCACCAACTGGACCTCGTGGACGGATATACACTTCTGATTTCCTGTCCAAG CTCCAACCGCTTATTAACAAGATTAGGGAGATTGGAGGAAGCTATGACAAAACCCCAACTCAG GTGGTTCTTAACTGGCTTATTTGCCAGGGCAACGTGATTCCGATCCCGGGGGCAAAGAACGCAGAGCAGGCCTGGGAGTTTGCCGGTGCGCTAGGGTGGCTCTTGACGGAGCAGGAGGTTGAGGAGCTGCGGTCCATGGCGCGCGAGGTGAAGCCCGTCATGGGTTTCCCGGTAGAGAAGCTGTAA